The genomic region AAAGGTGTTGAAACAATGCCATGGGCAAAACAAATTTTGTTATGCAATCAAGGACAAAGAAGGTGCACTGGAttactgtgtgtgaggtggttttttttgttacccaggcagtgtttattacagtaaacgCAAATGGCGAAAGACATGCCGAGATAAATGATCTTACCTGTAGACTTTCTGCAATAGCTTTTCTCATGTTGTCATCGTCCACTTGTTCTCTCTGGGTTGCAGAGTTTGCCTCTTGTTTACTGAGTCTCAAAGCCAGATCCAACATCTCTTCCTCGGTCATGTCTGAGTGcacaaatggcaaaaaaaatttaataggTTTATACAACATGTTTACCTGAAATATTTGATGGTAACGTGGTCTGTGGTGAGCTGAGACCTTGCACATGTgccttcttttctctctctatgcGTCGTGCTGTTCTTGTAGTCATTGCCATGGCACAGTCTTCTTCCTTGTGGGATATATTTGCATTtcagagtatacacacacacacacacacacacacacacacacaagctcagctGACTGTCAGAGGATTGTGTTTAGTTGTAAATAAATGTGCACGATTAGACTTTAAAGCCAAgttaacccacacacacgcacacgcacacacacctcttcgTCACTTTCCGAGTCGGAGATGACCAGCGTGTtgtcctcgtcctcctcctcgtTGTTATTATCTCGTCGACGAACTTTTTTGCGTCTTTCATTCTGACCCGTGGTCCGTTTTCTCCGAGGCATGATGTGATACCGTGTGAGACACTATTTCACACCGAGCACTTCACTTCTTTCTAACTAGCAAGAACCGAGCTTGCTAAGGCATCTCACAGCTAAACATTAGCTGGCTAACTGGAATACTTCTGAACGCGCGCCTCGTTGACCTTTCTAAAATATGACTGAAATGAAGTATAACTAATAGTAACTACCAAACGAAAGTAACTTGCTTCCTTCATTCAGGGAAATATACTGTAGAGCTAATAGCTATCAAGCAGTGCACCTTTTACACAACTACTTTCTGGGCCCAAACATTGACTTCCTGAATACTTCTGTACTAGTTAGTATGCGAAATAGCAGGATCCATGCCTTCTAGCGTACTATTTCTTCATACTATCTAGTACGATAGAATGCGGCAGCCATTTTCAAGTCACGTGACATACCACTATTGGGGAGGGAAACGCGGATACGCTCCAGGGTTTCCCGTCAAATCCAGTTATTTGGAAATATAACACTACATAgcagtatatattttaatatagtaTATAAGACTCTATTACAGGTGTATGGGAGTTCGATATGAGTTATGGATATTGACACGTTTTTAGCTTTACTGCTTTTCTCatacagatctggcaaccctaatTCTCACTTCGACACGATACTTAAACCAACGATTCGATATTGGACGATATGACTGAATATGCTACAATACATGATTTTGATATCTAATCCACCAATTCGATATTTGATGATAGGCCTCGCTGTTAATTAGCGAACGATCAAGAAGTATATCAAAAGAACTAAAATTGCGGGCAAATCTTTTTTACTAACCTATTTTCACATCAGTTTAAAAATCAGaatgatcattttatttctgttgtgttcattcatttccaTCGTTGTCTTCCATCGTAAATCTTTCATCCCTTTCCAACTTTTATAGttatttcagggttttttttaattctctaaTTCTAAttgattctatttttatgacatGGACATGTtatactgtgtatggttgtgtgtgcgacaaatataatgaaatataatcACACAAAGGATGTGCTatgatactgtatattaaaaccTTTTTAGGTTAAAACAAATCTGCCATCTGTGTTTACGGGTCATATGTCAACATAATGCAGCTGAATTTAATTACTGATATATAAAGGCTATTAATTGATATTTTACAACCTTATGTTAAATTATACTTGATAGTTGATTGTTTCCATTTAGATGATAGTCTCACATGCATGTTGTCCAATTCTATCTAAATGTGAGCAATGACAATATATTCTTTAATAGCATATTAAATGCTATTAAAtattctttatctttatctagtttatcttgtttttcatctaattAATATCTAATcaatatttattccttaaatctctgtatttagtatttttctgctatattttgttaaattgtgtaacattttgttatttgatatattttttgttatatttttgttccCTAATTTGAggtttttagtatttttgttatattcctttctattttatctattacctgtgtttgtggatactgctggaagatgtgaatttccctttgggatgaatacagtatctctctctctctcttatgaCTTTGTTGGGGGGGACCACAAATTAAACAGAGGTAAAGGACATGGTATTTCAAAAGATCCTTCTTTACTTAAAGCATGAGAGAAAATATTTCACCATTACAGAACCAGTGAGAGAAAGATGATGGACTTTTTCTTCAGTAGCTTCAACCTTACATTATATCATCTGCCTGTGTTTATTGTGATATTTGCAATCCAAATGCGCATGTGCAAGAGTAATGACGGCACGCTGCTTCTGCCTATGAACCAATCGCAGCGCAGGAGGTAAGATTAGACGGAATACGGGTAGGGGAAATAACGTTCAACACACCGTCTTTATTGAACATGGCGACCCGAGGACCGAATGGAGATTCTCCTTATTTACCTTCGGGGGCAGCGGAGGGTAAATAATCTCCCTTGCTTATATATTCAATATGAAACAACACCTTGATTAATATGGTACATGCACAATAGCAGGTAGTTGATTGGGAAATAGGTTAAGGCAATGCAACCCATAAAACCTAGCTAGCCTGTTAGCCACTGAGCTAGGTGCAGAATTTTAGCCAGTTAGCATTTAGCTAGTTTTGGAGAGACACCACAAGGTCGCTGGATGGTTAAGGAGAGGGCATGTGTTGGTTTATTTAGGTTATTCTAGTAGGAGTAAAAGAATTGTCAAAGTCTCGACACTCATGCATTACACTAAGAcatgggaaagaaagaaagattgacccatcacttaaaaataaattgcgtccattgaaaaaaaaaatgtcattcagACTGTTGAGTTGGCTGAATCGTTTTATTCAACAAGTCACTTTTCTGTTCCAGTGAATCGACTGATCCAGGAAAATGGCGACCTGTTTTCTGAGTCGCAGTGTAAAGTGTGCAACGCTGTCCTCATTTCAGAGTCACAAAAACTCGCACATTACCAGGTAGcccattttatattttcagcTGAGTCGAATGTCTGTGTTCTGGAATCGTTTTGATTTAGAGTCTACGGCAACATGCGAGTCGATTCAGGGAGTCGATTGATGGATTTGATTCATAGAGCCGTTAAAGAAAGGCGATTCATAGAACCGATTCAAAGTTGTGCTTTACATTTCCAGAGCAAGAAGCATGCAAGCAAAGTAAGACGTTACATGGCCACCCACGAAGACGAACCCTTTGCCAAGAGGTTCAAACCCTCATCACACGATGCTGAAGTAAGAGAGCAACATGCCTTTTTCTTTACTTACAGAGTTTATTTGCAGTCCTGTTTGTCCTGTGGTCCTGCTTGTCCTGTGGTCCTGCTCTCTGCTCCACCTCAATACATCGATCTGCACAGCTTCACCATATACATGAGACATTCAGTAATCGATGGTCttcatgtaaaataataatgaccCCTTTTGTGAGaccaagaataaaaaacaaaacaaaaaaaaaaacaatattctgCTGATTTGCTCAGCTTTCTATCTGTTGCACAATCATGGCATGCTCACAGGCCCAGTTTAGAACCATAGTGTTATTTTTGCACCTAGTTGTCAAAAAATTGGAACCGCAAGAAGCACAAACCAAGGCCTATTAGTGCCAGGTACCATTCTATCTTATTCTTGGGGCAAATACAATTAACTTATGTGCCAGCTATCTCCCAGTTTGCAAAAAAATATTACCCAGAATCAATCCTGGATACAGAGTAATCAGGTCCTGTGTAAACATTAAATGATGCCTCTGGATTTAAGTTGTCACTCGtatgtttttaattcatttgcaTCTTGTGTTTCATTTCTTGCAGAGTGGTGAGGTCGTGCAGAGTGAAGGGGAGAAATACAAAGCCTGCCACGTGTGCAACATGAGCTTTTCGTctgcagtggtggctcagtctCACTACCAAGGCAAAGTGCATGCCAAGAATCTTAGATTAAAAAGCTTCGGGGTACAGGCACCTGGTATGAATATGATTATCATTAAAgtcttcatattttattttttcagggaaagatatatatgtatgtatgatgtgtgtatatatatatgtgtgtggtttCTATCTCAGCCATTCCTCAGCCCATTGTTCCAGTGAAAAAGGTGGATGTACAGACCAGAGAAGGACAAGGCTCTGCTGTTCACGACCCTAACCGCTTCTGTACCATCTGTCAGGCTTCCTTCAACAACCCAGTCATGGCTCAACAACACTACAGTGGCAAGAAGCACAAAAAACATTTGACCAAGCAGAAACTGATGGAGACTTTCGGGCCTTCCGCCGTACCAGGTGATGTAGAAACATGAGCATCACGGTGAAGGAGAATAGAAAAGTACTTCAATAAACATATCAAAACAGTTCACAGATGAAAAAGTAGATGTATGGATCTAAAATCCAGCCAATGGGAGTTCaggtttaatattttttaatggaCAAGCCTAGAATTTAGCTGATGTATAATAACCATATTGGAATGAACAAAGTGTCATTAGCCATAATGACAAATCTAGCTTGCAAATTTACTAGCTTAAAATTCTTCTTTAGATTTTCAAtgaagttttatttcatttttacaagCCAGATAAGGAGATGTACTATCTTGTAAGAACTGGACAAGAAAAATATCTTgtggcatttttattttataagtaCAAACCCCTGCTCATGCTGCTGATGATTTCAGTACTGTTTGTATTGTATGTAATGTCGCATGCCTACATAACAAAACTCTGTCTCTGAGAAACAGAAGAAGTGATTGCTTATGCTTTCCCTTTCAGCCTCGACAGTAAAGGGATACCCGTGTACCATGTGCAATATTGAGCTCAATTCAGTGGAACAGTACCAGGCTCATATCAGCGGCGCCAAACACAAGAACCAGTATGTATACCATCGCAGCTAAAACATCATCCGTGCTTCATAACCTCATTGTTCCTCATTATACCAACTAATTTGATTTTCTGACTTTTCTCTAAACGATTCTTTCTGGTGTAGGCTGCATATAAAAATCTCTGAAGGTGTATTTTTACCTCTGAAAAAGGTCAAATGTTTAGTACAGTTTGCTTTTTGTTACTGTTTAGCTTCTCTTTAAGCTAGAATtagccaacaccatttttcttGTTCAAATGATGAATATATTCTGAAGGATTTGGAAAAATGATgcttatattttttcatttctatgTAGTCGTAGTATTTACTTCTGAGTATTACTACTTATATGAATTTAACCCTTTTAGGAAAATACAagatggaaaagaaaagcaCCTTCAAACCCACTGAGACTGTAACTAAACTAAATGAGTGTTAAATTTGGGAATAAACATCAGGATCCTTATCATACCTTGAGGCATGTACTTGTACTGTGTGGAGCGGAAATATTGGTATCAATGCATCCTTGTCTAAAGACTTACCTGTTTTCTTCTCTTCACAGCGTTCGACTCAAGGAAGGTGGCAACTCCACTGTGAGCCCCTTGGTAAAAAAACAGCCGGACTATGTGTATGGCTATAACCAGCAGCAACAAGCCCAAGAGGATTGGGGCAGTTTAAAGCAGGACTATGAGTCAGGAGGCCTGTAAGGCATCACCACCCTCAACACTTTCACAACGAGCCGCCTTTGTTCATTCAAAGGCAACGTCTCCCTTCAATACGCCAGATTCTGCTCTAACATCGCTCGTTGCTCTGTACGGTGTGTCGTTCTTACTCAGCGGTAGATGAGTGAACACCTCTAacctccatcctttttttttgtttttgtttttaaaacaagtgtttaaataagaatataatcttataataataCAGTAGTTCAGCTGCTGCACAGAATTGTGTAATGACTGAAATTATTCCTGGAGGGtcgacatgttttttttttttattttaatttttttgtctttttttttctcccccctctCCCTGTTGTACTTCGGTCTTCTAAGACTGGGGTTGTGCAAGAGCTAAATTAtttaatactaataaaaaaaagctgtatcttttatttttattttgtaatcaattTTGTTTTCGTTGCTatacaagcattttttttttttttatatatatagagtaAAGAGATCATAGCTTCTTGATCTTTTCGGTTCCATGAGTGTGGAGTTGTTACCTTTTGTCCAATAGGGGGCAGTAgatatttgttctttttttttttttaaaaaaaaagcaaacaaacaaaaaacaccaaggCATTGCAGAGTACAGTCTAGGACCTGCAAGTTAAAACTGAGCTACAGTTTTTGTTTACTgcataatttataaaaaaaaataaaataaaaaaaaaatagaaacagtATCTTATTTTGTGCAGGACTCTGCTGATGACATCGCTccttaaagaaaaagaatagcATGGTAATTGGGAAAGAAGAAAATTAAGTGTGgctacatatataaaaaaaacctcaacaCACTTGGAGGGATTAGCTGCTGCTCAACTCTTATGATCTCAACGAATACTAAAGATGTTACATGCGCAATTTATCATTACTACAACTTTTTGCTAGCAATGgtcactttcttacaaataACCTGCAAAGTatggaaatgatttaaaataaggTATGACCTTAGGACAAAAGTATTATGAGAAGCCCATTAGCTGAGAAACTCACTGGAAAAGTGACCAAATGTCCAGaatgcttgtttgtgtttggatgGGCCTCCTGTATAGACGCAAAGATCGTGTGGGTGGGGCTTTATGACCGTGGGTGGGGGTAAGattcaattaatttttattaaaaaaagcgAATTGTGTAGAACAAACAAAACCGTTTACTGCATTTTCTACATTCTCGTCTTCTCGGGACGTAACCAGCAAATGAACTGATTAGATTAGCCAGAGCAAAGGTCTGAAATAGTTTATATGCAGTAGCTTCCTTCCTGTTCAAAGTATATTTTAAGGGTATTATAGGACTAGACTTTTGGAAACAGAGTTCTTGGGTAAATATtaggtattgtgtatagtatgAGTAATTAATAACAAATGAAGTGTGTGCATAGATATTTATATCCTAACTGAAACAGATGAGCAGCAGCTTTTCCagaagtgtgtacacacacacacactcgtgttcATGATCTCTTACTAAATCATGGCCACACATTAGGACCTTATACCCACCTTTAAGAAGGATGTCACCAGTACGGCTCTGTCAttttgtatctctgtgtgtcttaAGTTTAACAGACTGACTAACTTTATTTGACTAAGCAACATGCTGTCTATGTCCTCACGTCATGCCGGTAATCATGCGTGTAAACTGATCAGTCCTGTCTCAAGGATGTGTTCGTTTGACCTCTCAAAGCGATTTATATAACGGTTATTTATGGCCAGACGGACAGATGGAGTGTATACCATTTCAATGTAGCACTACATCTCAAGTGTTCTCCTGTAGATTAAAAACGGGGTCAGGTGGTGGAGCAGTGGTACGGATACGAGAATCGTAATTAAAATTCCTGTTTTAGTTTATAGGGCTGCGGGAATTGCCAAGTACAATTTCCTCTGGTGTAAATTCCTGAGCCGAAGTTCTCCGCTGCCTGGGACGTTTTTTTgtctgcagatttttttttttttttctttttgaaaaatctataatataataagcGTATTGTTATAAAATGTATGGTACCCTCCATCTAGATAATGTGACCCGACTGATATTCCTGACGACGTGTCAGCGTATAGAGAGTGTTAAGACTTTAAgggtaaaaagaaaaactcttAAATCAGCTGACCTCATGGTGgtccatatttttttaaaccagtttACTCAGTGCTGTAT from Hemibagrus wyckioides isolate EC202008001 linkage group LG18, SWU_Hwy_1.0, whole genome shotgun sequence harbors:
- the znf346 gene encoding zinc finger protein 346 → MATRGPNGDSPYLPSGAAEVNRLIQENGDLFSESQCKVCNAVLISESQKLAHYQSKKHASKVRRYMATHEDEPFAKRFKPSSHDAESGEVVQSEGEKYKACHVCNMSFSSAVVAQSHYQGKVHAKNLRLKSFGVQAPAIPQPIVPVKKVDVQTREGQGSAVHDPNRFCTICQASFNNPVMAQQHYSGKKHKKHLTKQKLMETFGPSAVPASTVKGYPCTMCNIELNSVEQYQAHISGAKHKNHVRLKEGGNSTVSPLVKKQPDYVYGYNQQQQAQEDWGSLKQDYESGGL